In the genome of Streptomyces aquilus, the window CGGGCCGCCCGCGCGGGAACGGGACGCCTGGGAGCTGGCGTTGATCGACGCGGCCCTGGCGGCGGGCGTTCCGCTGCTGGGGATCTGCCGGGGCATGCAGCTGCTGAACGTCGCCCTGGGCGGCACGCTCGTCCAGCACATCGACGGCCACGCGGAGGTGGTCGGCGTCTTCGGGCGGCACACGGTGAAGCCGGTGCCGGGCACGCTGTACGCCGATGTGGTCCCGGAGGAGACGTCGGTACCGACCTACCACCACCAGGCCGTGGACCGTCTGGGAACCGGTCTCATGGCCTCGGCGCACGCGGCGGACGGGACGGTGGAGGCCGTGGAACTGCCCACCGCCGACTGGGTGTTGGGGGTGCAGTGGCATCCGGAGATGGGTGAGGACCTGCGCGTGGTGCGGGGGTTGGTCACAGCCGCTTCCTGAGCCAGTCCAACGCCGCCTCGCCCTGGGCGCGTTGGAAGGCGCGGACCGTGGGGATGCCCGGCGGCGGGGGCTGGAGCGAGCGGTGGACGAAGTAGCCGGCCAGGCCCGCGAGGGCGGCGGTGACGGCGTCGGGCTCGGCGGCGCGGCCGAGGGGGTGCGCGGCGAACAGCTCCTCCGGGTCCGGGCCGCCCTGGGCCCTGACGCACGGGAGCATGAGCAGCAGGTCCAGCCAGGGGGCGCCCCGGACGACGTGCGGCCAGTCGACGAAGACGACGCGGTCGTCGGTGAGCAGCATGTTGTCGGCGCGGAGGTCGCCGTGGGCGAGGGTGTCGCCGGCGACGGCTTGGGGCCAGGGGGCGGCGAGTTCGGCGAGACGCGGGAGGTGCTCGGCGGTCCAAGGGTCGAGGCCCTCGGGCGTGGGCTCCTCCAAGAGCCGCTGCCACCCGTCGAACTGGTCGGCGAGGTCGTCGGCGGCGAGGGGTGCGTCGGGCACGGGGGACGGGGTGAGGGCGTGCGCGAGGTCGGCCACCGCGTCGAGGACGCGGCTCAACTCCGGTCGCCGCCACGGGACGTGGGGCTGGCGCCCTTCGATGTCCTCGAGCACCAGGACCGTCCAGGTGCCGTCGTCGTAGGTGCCGAGGAGGCGGGGCGCGGGGACGGTGGACGGGAGCGCGGCGGTGTGCCGGGCTTCCCGGCGGTGGAACACCGGGCTCGTCGCGTTGACCTGCGCGCTGACCGCCTTCACGAAGGCGCGGTGGCCGTGACCGGTCCGCAGCCGGGCGGCCGTGCCCGGGGAGAATCCGCCGGGTTGGGTGGCGGCGTGGACGACGGGGGCGCCGAGGATGTCGGTGACGGCGGCGTGGACGTGCGGCGGGAGGTCTTCCCAGGGGGTACGGACGCCGGCGGCGGGCGGTGCGGTGGCTGACATGTAGGGAATAGTGCAGGTCAAGGGCGCCCTCCACCAGGCATTTTCGTACCCGCCGCCGCTAGCCCCGGCTCAGCGACAGGAGTTCCCCAGCGCCGCTCCCCTCGCCTCGGCGACAGCAGTTCCCCACCGCCGCTACCCCCGCGTCAGCGACAGCAGTTCCCGCGCCGGTCCCACCGGCCGGTGCCCCGTCGGCCACACCGCCCGTAGATCGCGGGCCAGGGACACGTCCGCCACCGGGACCCGCACCAGCCGGCGCATCGCCATCTCCTCCCCCACCGCCAACTCGCTCAGCACCGCCGGCCCCGCCCCGCTCACGGCCGCCGCCTTCACCGCCGTGGTGGACGACAGCTCGATCAGCGGACGGGCCAGACCGCCCAGCGCCGCGTCCAGGACCTGCCGTGTCCCCGACCCCTTCTCCCGCAGGATCAACGGCGTCGACGCCAGCTCCGCCGCCGCCAGCGGGCGCCGGCGGCGGGCCCACGGGTGGGCCGGGGCCGTGACGACGATGAGGTGGTCGTGGGCGATGACGACCGAGTCGAGACCCGTCGGGACGGTGAGCCCCTCCACGAAGCCGAGGTCCGCCTCGTCGGCCAGCAGGCGTGCCGCCACCGCCGCGGAGTTGCCCGCCAGCAACGACACCGCGGTGTCGGGGCGTTGGGCACGCAGCGCCAGAAGCCAGCCCGGCAGCAGGTACTCCGCGATCGTCATGCTCGCCGCCACCCGCAGCCGCGAGTCCCGCCGGTCCCGCAGCGCCTGCGCGCCCGCGTCGAAGGCCTCCGCCGCCTCCACGATCCGCCGCGCCCAGTCCGTGACCAGCGCCCCGGCGTCCGTCAGCCGGGAACCGCGGGGCGAGCGGTCCACCAGCGCCACGCCCAGCTGGCGTTCCATGGACCGGATACGGCTGCTCGCCGCGGGCTGGGTGATGCCGACCTCGCGGGCCGCCGCCCCGAGACTGCCGAGCCGCGCCACCGCGAGCAGCAGCTCCAGCGCCCCGAGGTCCGGCACCCGGTGGGCCAGTGAGCCGGTCACCGCATCGCCTGTATCGCCACTCATAAGCCCAGTTTATGCCCTCATAGAGACATCGTCCCTGGTGGGGAGCTTCCCGAGGCAGGAACCTCGAAGCATGGTCACCGCAGCCCAGCCCCTCCTCCCTCCGCGTGCCACCGCACGTCCCCCGCGCGCCGCAGCCGTCCGTCACCTCGGACCGAACTGGTACGCCACCGTCATGGGCACCGCCGTCGTCGCCACCGCCGGAGCCGCACTGCCGGTCTCCGTCCCCGGTCTGCGCCCCGCCCTCACCGGCGTCTGGGCGCTCTCGCTCGTCGTCCTCCTCGCCCTCCTCTGCGCCCGCGCCCTGCACTGGACGCACCACCGCGACCAGGCCCGCGCCCACCTCCTCGACCCCGCCATGGCGCCCTTCTACGGCTGCCTGGCCATGGCCCTGCTCGCCGTCGGCGGCGGTGCCCTCACCGTCGGCGCGGACTGGATCGGCACCGAGGCGGCGGTGGCGCTCGACGCCGTGCTGTTCACCGCCGGGACGGCGGTCGGACTCGCGGCCGCCGTCGCGGTCCCGTACCTGATGGCCGTACGCCATCGCATCGAGCCGGCACAGGCGACCCCCGTGTGGCTGCTGCCTCTCGTCGCACCGATGGTGTCGGCGGCGCTCGGCCCGCTCCTCGTGCCCCACCTGCCCGCCGGTCAGGCCCAGGAGACCCTGCTGCTGGCCTGCGTCGCCCTGTTCGGCCTCTCGCTGCTCGCGACGCTGCTCATGCTGCCCCTCGTCTTCGGCCGGCTGATCACCGCCGGGCCGCTGCCGCTCGCCCTCACCCCGACCCTGTTCCTCGTGCTCGGCCCGCTGGGGCAGTCCACCACCGCCGTCAACAACTTCGCGGACGTCGCCCCCGGTGCCGTACCCGCCCCGTACAGCGGCGGCTTCTCGGTCCTCGCCGTGCTCTACGGCGTCCCCGTGATGGGCTTCGCCCTGCTCTGGCTCGCGCTCGCCGTCGCCCACGTCGTGCGGGCCCGCCGGGCGGGCATGGGGTTCGCGATGACCTGGTGGGCGTTCACGTTCCCCGTGGGGACCTGTGTCACCGGGGCGGCGGGGCTGGCCCGGCACACCGGGCTGGCCGCCTTCGACGGGCTCGCGATCGGGCTGTACGCCGTCCTCGTCGCCGCCTGGGGTGTCGCCGCCCTGCACACCGTACGGGGGCTCGTCAGCGGTGAGCTGCTCGCAGCGCCTCGGCCAGTGCCCGTGGCGCTTCCCTGAGGGAGGGGCCGTACCAGGTGAGGTGGCGGCCGCTGACCAGGGCGCAGGGGACGCCGGGGAACGCCTCCGGGCCGTCGTCCGCCGTGAAGGCGTACGGCTCGTCCGGCAGGACCACCAGGTCGGGGCGCGCCCCGAGCAACTCCTCGACGGGGATGCGCGGATAGCGGCTCTCGTGGGTGGCGTACACGTGGTCGACGCCCAGCCGCGCCAGTACGTCTCCCGCGAAGGTGTCGCGGCCCAGCACCATCCACGGGCGGCGCCAGATCGGTACGACGGCTCGCACCCGGGACTCCGGGGGCGGCAGCGTCGCCCAGGTCTCCTCCGCCTCGTCCAGCCAGCGCGGCCGGGCCGGCGCCCCGCAGGCCGCCAGGACCCGCGCCAGCTCCGAGAAGGCCTGCGGGACGGTCCGCACCTCGGTCACCAGGACGTCCAGGCCCGCTTCGCGCAGGGCCGCCAGGTCGGGAGCGCGGTTCTCCTCCTCGTTGGCGATCACCAGGTCGGGGGCGAGGTCGAGGATCCGGTCGAGCTTGGGGTTCTTGGTGCCGCCGATCCTGGTCGCGTCCAGGCCGGCCGGGTGCGTGCACCAGTCGGTGACGCCGACCAGAGCGCCGGGGAGGGTCTCGGCCACCGCCTCCGTCAGGGACGGGACGAGGGAGACGACCCTCACGGGCGCCGGTCCTGGACCGCCTCGATGTGTTCCGCGACGGCGACGACGACCAGCCGGGTGTCCGACACAGTCGCCCGCCAGCGGTGCCGGACGCCCCCGGTGAGGTAGAGCGTGTCGCCGCGGCCGAGCCGGTACGCCCGGCCCTCCGCCTCGATCTCCACCGCGCCGTCTGCGACGTACATCAACTGGTCGTTGCGGTACTGGAATTCACGGCCCGCGTCATGGTCGCCGGTGAACTCCTGGGCGTGCATCTGGTGATGACCGCGCACCAGGGAACGGGCCCGGGGGCCGGGCGTCGCCGGCTCGGGGTCGTCGGCGCGCACGACGTCGACGCTGCACGCCGGGTCGGCGGCGGCGAGGAGTTCGACGGCGGTGGTGCGCAGCGCGTCCGCGACCTTCTCCAGGGAGCTGGTGCTGGGGCGCGCCCGCTCGTTCTCGATCTGGCTCAGGAAGGGGACCGACAGGCCGCTGCGCTCGGCCACGACGGCGAGGGTGAGCTCCAGCGCGCGACGCCGCCGCCGTACGGCCGCGCCCACCCGCAGGGGCTGTTCTTTGTGGTCGCCCATCGCTCCGGCTCCCTCCTTCGCTCGTCGGTCGGCGATCGATCGCCATTCGATCGCTGCACATGTCTCTGTTGAGTTGTCTGCACCCTACGCATGTTCGGCAAACCGTTTCACGCGCCTGTCACATTGCCGTAAACCTGGTGCGGGCGATCTCGCCAACTCCGGCCAGTAGATCAGCTCTCCGGCCGCCGCGTGAGGGGATTCCTCCGTCAGGACGAACGGCCTGACCACGACGGCCGGATGAGGCTCAGGTGACGACGTAGCTGTATGTGGTTGTCCGATTTCTTTTCGTCGCGATTATCGCGGTGTCATCCGCTCCACGACGTCCGGGTGCTTCTTCAGCCAGGCGTCGACGGCCTCGTCCTCGTGCCCCTGGCCGTGCGCGTTGATCTCGCCCTCCAGGGTGCCGAGCTCGTCCTCGCTCAGATGGAAGCCCTTGATCCACTTGGTGAGCTGCGGGTACTGCCCGGGGAAATTCTCGTTGGCGATCGTGCGGATCGTGTTCCCCTCGCCGAAGAGCTTCTTGCCGTCCTTCAGCTTGGTGAGGTCGTACTGGCTGTACGCCCAGTGCGGCGACCACAGCACGACGGCGACGGGCTGCTTCTTGGCGTAGGCGCGCTTGAGCTCGGTGAGCATCGCGGGCGTGGAGCCGTCGACGACGTCGTACTCCTTGTCCAGGCCGTAGCCGGGCAGGACCTTGTTCTTCAGGAGGTTCATCTCGCCGGTGCCCGGTTCGATGCCGATGATCTTCCCGTCGAAGAGGTCGGCCTTGCCCTTGAGGTCCTCGTAGGACGTGATCCCCTTGACGTACGAGGGGACCGCGACCTCCAGCGAGGTCGGTTCGTACCAGGTGCCGAGGTCGGCGAGGCGGTCCTTGCTCTTCTCCCAGTAGTTCGCCTGCGCGTACGGCAGCCAGGCGTCGAAGTTGAGGTCGAGGTCCCCGGAGGCGAGGCCGGTGTACACGGGGCCGACGTCCATCTGCTTGAGGTTGAGCTTGTAGCCGCGCCGCTCCAGGACGTTCTTCCACAGGTGGGTGACGGCGATGTCCTCGTCCCACGGGAACCAGGCGACGTCGATCGGGTTCTTGGCCTCGGCGGGCGCGGCCGCGCTCTTCGCGACCGGGGCCAGCTTGTCGACCACGCCGGGGTTGTCCTTCAGCCAGGTGCGGACCGCGTCCTGCTGCTCGCCCTTGCCCGCCTTGTTGATCTCGGCTTCGAGGCTGGTGAGCTGCTTCTCGTCGAGCTTGAAGTCCTTCAGCCACTTGCCGACGACCGGGTTCTTCGCGGCGAAGCCCTTGCGGGCGACGGTGTGGATGCCGTCACCGGAACCCCAGGCGCCCTTCGGGTCCTTGAGCTTCTTCAGGTCGTAGTCGTTGTACGCCCAGTGCGGCGACCAGAGCGTGACGACGATCGGCTCCTTCTTGCTGTACGCGCGCTTGAGCTCGGCGAGCATCGCGGGCGTGGAGCTGTCGACCACCTTGTAGTCCTTGTCGAGGCCGTACGCCCCCAGGACCTTGCTCTTCAGCAGGGCCATCTCACCGGCGCTGGACTCGATGCCGGTGATCTTCCCGTCGAACTCGGAGGCCTTGCCCTTGAGGTCGTCGAGGGAGTCGACGCCCTTCATGTAGGACGGGACGCTCAGCTCCAGCGACGTCTTGCCGTACCAGGCGCCCAGGTCGTCGAGCCGGTCGCCGTACTTCTTCCAGTACTGCTCGTGGGTGGTCGGCAGCCAGGCGCCCGTCATGAAGTCGACGTTGCCGGAGGCGACGGAGGTGTAGAGGGGGCCCGCGTCGAGCTGCTTGGCCTCGACCTGGAAGCCGCGTTCCTCCAGGATCTCCTTCCACAGGAAGGTGGAGGCTACGCCGTCGTCCCAGGGGACGTAGCCGATGCGGACCTTCTCGCCCTGGCCGACGTTCTTGCCGTCGGCGACCGGGACCGTGCTGTCGCTCTTGCCGCCGAACATGCCCATGCCGCCCGCCACGAGGGCCAGGATCACGATGCCGACCACGGCGACCTGGGGACGGGGGCGGTACGACCAGATCCTCAGCCCCTGTGCCGCTCGGGCCCGGGCGGCGGCGCGGCGGCCCAGCGGGGAGACCTGGGTGCCGAGGGCGCCGGTCATGCGGTCGAGGTAGATCGCGAGGATCACGATCGCGACGCCCGCCTCGGAGCCGAGGCCGACGTCGAGCTGGCCGATGGCCTCGTTGACCCGGCCGCCGAGGCCGCCGGTGCCGACCATGCCGGCGATCGCGGCCATGGACAGGCCCAGCATGATGACCTGGTTGACGCCCGCCATGACGGTCGGCAGGGCGAGCGGGAGCTGGACGCGCAGCAGGGTGTCCCTGGGAGTCGTGCCGAACGCCTCGGCCGCCTCGACCAGTTCCTTGTCGACCTGGCGGATGCCCAGCTCGGTCATGCGCACGCCGGGGGCGAGCGCGAAGATCAGGGTGGCGACGATGCCCGCGGAGGCGCCGGTGCCGAAGAACAGGATCGCCGGGATGAGGTAGATCATCGCGGGCAGCGTCTGCATGAAGTCCAGCACCGGCCGGACCATGGCGCCGACCCGCTCGGAGCGGGCCGCCCAGATGCCCACCGGCACCGAGATCACCAGCGCGATGAGCGTGGCGACGAGGACGAGCGAGAGGGTCACCATCGCGTCGTCCCACAGTTCGAGGGAGTCGATGAAGGCGAACCCCGCGAAGGTGAGGAGGCCGGCCGTGGTGCCGCGCAGCCAGAAGGCGAGCACGGCGAAGATGCCCGCGAGGAGCAGGGGTTCGGGCGCCTGGAGGACGGCGTCGATGCCGTCGTAGGCGCCGGTGAAGACGGTCTTGAGGAAGTCGAAGAGCCAGCCCATGTGGGCGAGCAGCCAGTCGACGGCGTCGTTGACCCAGTCGCCGAGCGGAATCCTAGGCATGGGCGGCCTCCCGGTCCTGCTCGGGGTCCTGCTCGCGGTCCTGCTCGCCGAGGAAGCCGATCAGCCGCTGCGCCGGGATCACTCCGACGAGTTTCCGCTCGTCGTCGAGCACGGCCACCGGATGCGCCGTCCGGGCGCTGACGGCGCAGAGCTCCGCGAACGGGGTGTCGGGCGTGACGGTCTCGCAGTCGCTCGCACAGCCGCAGTCGGTCTCGTCGCCGCGTACGTCGGTGTCCATCACGGCGGACGCCGTGAGCACCCGGGAGCGGTCGACGTCCTTGGTGAAGGAGGCGACGTAGTCGTTCGCGGGCCGGACCAGGATGTCCTCGGCGGTGCCGTTCTGGACGATGCGGCCGTCGCGCATGACGGCGATGCGGTCGCCGAGGCGCATGGCCTCGTTGAGGTCGTGGGTGATGAAGACGATGGTCTTCTTCAGGGTCTGCTGGAGCGTGAGCAGCTGGTCCTGCATGTCCCGGCGGATCAGCGGGTCCAGGGCGCTGAAGGACTCGTCCATCAGCAGCAGGTCGGCGTCGGTGGCCAGGGCGCGGGCGAGGCCGACGCGCTGCTGCATGCCACCGGACAGCTCGTCCGGCCAGGACTTCTCCCAGCCGGCCAGGCCGCACAGCTCCAGGGCCTCGGTGGCGCGCTTGACGCGTTCGGCCTTGGCCACGCCCTGGACGGCGAGACCGTAGGCGGCGTTCTCCAGCACACTGCGGTGCGGGAACAGGGCGAAGTGCTGGAAGACCATGCTGATCTTGCGGGCGCGGACCTCGCGCAGGTCGCGGGCGCCGAGGGCGGTCAGGTCCTGGCCGTCGAAGCGGACGTGTCCCGCGGTCGGTTCCAGCAGCCCGTTGAGCATGCGCAGCAGCGTCGACTTGCCGGAACCGGACAGGCCCATGACGACGAAGATCTGGCCCGGGTCCACGGTGAAGGAGGCGTCGATGACGGCGGCGGTCGTGCCGTCGGCGCGCAGCTCCTCCCGGTCGGCTCCACTGCGCAGTCTCTCGACTGCCTCACTCGGTCGTCTGCCGAACACCTTGTAGAGATGTTCGGCCTCAAGCCTGGATGACACGTGTACCTCTTGCATCGGGGGCGGGGGGTCAGTGGCCGCGCCTGCCCCCGGCCGACCAGGACAAACCGGGAAGTGGTTCAGTTCACAACCATTCCGTACGATCACCCCCTCCGGTCCGTAGGATCACCGCCGACGCTTCACAACGATGCTGGGGGGACGGCTGTGGAACGACCGGACGACAGACGCGCGTCGGCGCTGCGCTTCGCGACGGAGCTGGTGGCGTGGGTCGCCGCGCCCTGGGCGCTGGCCTCGTGCTCCTGGGCTCTGGCGGTCCTCGCGGTGGTGGTCCTCATCGGCCTGCCGACCGTGTTCGCCACCCCTGGCGACAAGGCTCAGGTGATCGTCCCGGTGCCCGGCGCGGTCACGATCCTGCTGGTGCTGCTGCAACTCCTCGCGGCGGTGGTGGCGGCGTGGTGGGCCTGGCCGGTGTGGGCGGCGGCGCCGGTGTCCGTGCTGGCCGCCGCGACCCTCGTCACCGAGCAGCCGCGCTGGCGATGGCTGCTGACCGGCGTCGGCGGGTGACTGTCGGTGCCGTACGGCATGATGCGAGGCGTGACCGGACGACTGATGCTTCTCGACACCGCCTCGCTCTATTTCCGCGCCTACTTCGGCGTCCCGGAGTCCGTGAAGGCCCCGGACGGCACACCGGTGAACGCCGTGCGCGGGCTGCTGGAGTTCATCGACCGCCTGGTCAAGGACCACCGCCCCGATGAGCTGGTGGCCTGCATGGACGCCGACTGGCGCCCCCAGTGGCGAGTCGACCTGATCCCCTCCTACAAGGCCCACCGCGTCGCCGAGGAGCACGAGGCGGGGCCGGACGAGGAGGAGGTGCCGGACACGCTGTCGCCGCAGGTGCCGGTCATCGAGGCCGTCCTGGACGCGCTCGGCATCGCGCGCGTGGGCGTCGCCGGGTACGAGGCGGACGACGTGATCGGCACGTTCACCGGGCGGGCGAAGGGCCCGGTCGACATCGTCACCGGCGACCGCGACCTGTACCAGCTGGTGGACGACGCCCGCGGCATCCGCGTGCTGTACCCGCTCAAGGGCGTGGGCACGCTCCAGCTCACCGACGAGGCATGGCTGCGCGAGAAGTATGGGGTCGACGGGCGGGGGTACGCGGATCTGGCGCTGCTGCGCGGCGACCCGAGCGACGGCCTGCCGGGCGTGCCCGGCATCGGGGAGAAGACGGCGGCCAAGCTGCTGGCCGAGTTCGGCGACCTGGCCGGGATCATGGCGGCGGTCGACGACCCGAAGGCGAAGCTCACGCCGTCGCAGCGCAAGCGCCTGGACGAGTCACGGCCGTATGTCGCGGTGGCTCCGAAGGTCGTCCGGGTCGCGGACGACGTCCCGCTGCCGGACGTCGACACGACCCTGCCGCGCGGACCGCGCGACCCGGCGGCGCTGGAGGAGCTGGGCGCCCGCTGGGGCCTCGGCGGCCCGCTGAAGCGGCTGCTGACGACCCTGGCACCGTGAATCATCTTTCCTGCTGGGCGAATTACCTTCTCAGCAGCCGGGAGAGGCGTTCCCGGTCTTGGCCTAATCTTGCCTTCGGCCAAGGGGTGTGGTGCAGGGGGGAGATGCTAACTTAGGTAAGCCTAAGCATGGGAGCAGGGAGGCCGCCATGGCAGAACGACCGGGACGCAAGCCGCGGAAGCCGCATTCCGCGCAGGTCGTCCGCACCGAGCGACTGACCCCGCACATGCAGCGGGTGGTGCTCGGTGGCGAGGGGCTCGCCGAGTTCGCGGCGGACACCTGCACCGACCATTACGTCAAGCTGCTGTTCCCGGCCGGGGGTGCCGTCTATCCCGAGCCCTTCGACGTGGAGCGGATCCGCGAGGAGTTCCCGCGCGAGCAGTGGCCGGTGACCCGCACCTACACGGTCCGCCACTGGGATGCCGAGCACCGCGAGATGACCCTCGACTTCGTGATCCACGGTGACGAGGGCCTCGCCGGCCCGTGGGCCATGCGGGTCCAGCCGGGCGAGACCGTCCACTTCATGGGCCCGGGCGGCGCCTACGCCCCCGACGGGGCCGCCGACTGGCATCTGCTCGTCGGTGACGAGAGTGCGTTGCCCGCGATCGCCCGTTCCCTGGAGGCGCTGCCCGACGGTGCCACCGCGTACGCCTTCGTCGAGGTGGCCGGTCCCGAGGAGGAGCAGAAGATCGACTCCGACGTGGAGGTCGTCTGGCTGCACCGCGGGGACCGCCCGGTCGGCGAGGCGCTGACCGATGCCGTGCGGGCGCTGGAGTTCCCCGAGGGGCGGGTGCACGCGTTCGTGCACGGCGAGGCGCACTTCGTGAAGGAGCTGCGGCACCTGCTGCGGGTCGAGCGGGAGATCCCCCGCGAGGACCTGTCGATCTCCGGCTACTGGCGCCTCGGCCACAACGAGGACGGCTGGCAGGCCTCGAAGCGGGAGTGGAACGCCCGGATCGAGAGCGAGCAGGAGGGCACGCCGGCGGCGTAGCTCGGCGGTCAGTAGGTTTCGGGAGGGCGCCGAGGCGCCCTCCTTCGCCTTTCCCGCCGCACCGACCGCTGATACGGCGCCACAGCGACCGCTGATACGGCGCCACAGCGACCGCTGATTCGGCACTACACCGACCGCTGATACGGCGCTACACCGACGCTGATACGGCACTACACCGACCGCTGATACGACCTGAACGTCCGTATCGACAGCCACACCGCCACCACCGCGAGCCCCAGCAGCGCCCCGCCGCGCGCCAGGACCGCGCCCCAGTCCGGGTCCGCCGACAGTGCCGAACGACCGGCCACCATCGCCCAGTTGAGCGGGTTGAAGTCGGCGACGTGCCGGATCCAGGACGGCATCTGGCTCGGCGCCATGAAGGCGGAGGACAGGAACGTCAGCGGCAGCAGCAGGAAGGTGTTGATGCCGATGATCGACTCCCGCTCCCGCACCAGCATCCCCAGCGCGTTGGAGAACGCCCCGAAGACGGTGCCGAGCAGGACCGAGGCGAGCACCAGCACCGCGACGCCCGCGATCCCTCCGGGGTAGTCCGCCCCGCCCAGCAGCCCGAGCAGCACGATGACGACCGACTGGAGGGCGGTGACCAGGCCGTTGTTGACGACGTTGCCGTTCATCAGCGCGGTCCGGCTGACCGGCGTGGTCAGGAAGCGGTCGAGGGTGCCGCGCTGGATCTCGTCGAGGGTGGTCATCCCGGCCCACATGTTGGAGCTGAGGGCGCTCATCACGACCACGCCCGGGACGAGGTAGTCGAGGTAGGAGGTGGTGCCGAAGCCGCCGAGCTCGACGACATGGCGGAACAGGCTGCCGAACAGGAACAGCCAGAAGACCGGCTGGATCAGCGTGATGATCGCGAAGGCGGGCTGCCGTACGAACACCATGAGTTGACGCTGTGTCATGTACCAGGTCTGGGCGACGGCGGCGCTCATCGCTCACCTCCCGCGAGGACGAGTTCGTCGGTCTGCGTGTAGCGGCGGCCGGTGTACCGGAGGTACACGTCGTCGAGCGAGGGGCGGGCGACGGTCGCGGCGGCGACGCCGACCCCGGCCCGCTCCAGGGCGCCGAGCAGGGTGGGCATCGCGGCCGCCCCGTCGTCGGCGCGGACGCTGGCGCGGTGGCCGTCGACCACCACCTCGTGCACGCCCGGCAGTCCGCCGAGGGCGCCCTTGAGCAGCGTGCGACCGGCTTCGCCGACCGTGGCGCGCAGTTCCAGATGGACGGCGTCGCCGCGGAGTTCGCCCTTGAGGGCGTCGGGGGTGCCTTCGACGACGACCCGGCCGCGGTCGACGATCGCGACGCGTTCGGCGAGCCGGTCGGCCTCTTCGAGGTAGTGCGTGGTGAGCAGGATGGTCAGCCCCTCCTCGCCGGCGAGCCGGCCGATCTCGTCCCACATCGCACCGCGGGCCTCCGGGTCGAGGCCGGTGGTGGGCTCGTCGAGGAAGAGGACCTGAGGGCGGTGCACCAGCCCGAGGGCCACGTCCAGTCGGCGTCGCATGCCGCCGGAGTAGCCCTTGACCTGGCGGTTCGCGGCATCGGCGAGGGTGAAGCGGTCGAGCAGCCCGGCCACCCGGCGGTCGAGATCGGCGCCGGTCAGGCCGTGCAGCCGCCCTTGGAGCCGGAGGTTCTCGCGACCGGTGGCGACGGGGTCGGCGCCGGAGTTCTGGGCGACCACGCCGATCGCGCGCCGGACCCGGTCCGGGTGGCGCAGCACGTCATGACCGGCGACGGTGGCGGAGCCGGAGTCGGGGCGGGCCAGGGTGGTGAGGATCTTGACGGTGCTGGACTTGCCGGCGCCGTTGGGGCCGAGGAGCCCGAAGACCGTGCCGGGTTCGACGGTGAGGTCCATGCCGTTGAGGGCGGTGACGT includes:
- a CDS encoding helix-turn-helix domain-containing protein, producing MGDHKEQPLRVGAAVRRRRRALELTLAVVAERSGLSVPFLSQIENERARPSTSSLEKVADALRTTAVELLAAADPACSVDVVRADDPEPATPGPRARSLVRGHHQMHAQEFTGDHDAGREFQYRNDQLMYVADGAVEIEAEGRAYRLGRGDTLYLTGGVRHRWRATVSDTRLVVVAVAEHIEAVQDRRP
- a CDS encoding TDT family transporter yields the protein MVTAAQPLLPPRATARPPRAAAVRHLGPNWYATVMGTAVVATAGAALPVSVPGLRPALTGVWALSLVVLLALLCARALHWTHHRDQARAHLLDPAMAPFYGCLAMALLAVGGGALTVGADWIGTEAAVALDAVLFTAGTAVGLAAAVAVPYLMAVRHRIEPAQATPVWLLPLVAPMVSAALGPLLVPHLPAGQAQETLLLACVALFGLSLLATLLMLPLVFGRLITAGPLPLALTPTLFLVLGPLGQSTTAVNNFADVAPGAVPAPYSGGFSVLAVLYGVPVMGFALLWLALAVAHVVRARRAGMGFAMTWWAFTFPVGTCVTGAAGLARHTGLAAFDGLAIGLYAVLVAAWGVAALHTVRGLVSGELLAAPRPVPVALP
- a CDS encoding LysR family transcriptional regulator, which encodes MSGDTGDAVTGSLAHRVPDLGALELLLAVARLGSLGAAAREVGITQPAASSRIRSMERQLGVALVDRSPRGSRLTDAGALVTDWARRIVEAAEAFDAGAQALRDRRDSRLRVAASMTIAEYLLPGWLLALRAQRPDTAVSLLAGNSAAVAARLLADEADLGFVEGLTVPTGLDSVVIAHDHLIVVTAPAHPWARRRRPLAAAELASTPLILREKGSGTRQVLDAALGGLARPLIELSSTTAVKAAAVSGAGPAVLSELAVGEEMAMRRLVRVPVADVSLARDLRAVWPTGHRPVGPARELLSLTRG
- a CDS encoding ABC transporter permease/substrate binding protein, translated to MPRIPLGDWVNDAVDWLLAHMGWLFDFLKTVFTGAYDGIDAVLQAPEPLLLAGIFAVLAFWLRGTTAGLLTFAGFAFIDSLELWDDAMVTLSLVLVATLIALVISVPVGIWAARSERVGAMVRPVLDFMQTLPAMIYLIPAILFFGTGASAGIVATLIFALAPGVRMTELGIRQVDKELVEAAEAFGTTPRDTLLRVQLPLALPTVMAGVNQVIMLGLSMAAIAGMVGTGGLGGRVNEAIGQLDVGLGSEAGVAIVILAIYLDRMTGALGTQVSPLGRRAAARARAAQGLRIWSYRPRPQVAVVGIVILALVAGGMGMFGGKSDSTVPVADGKNVGQGEKVRIGYVPWDDGVASTFLWKEILEERGFQVEAKQLDAGPLYTSVASGNVDFMTGAWLPTTHEQYWKKYGDRLDDLGAWYGKTSLELSVPSYMKGVDSLDDLKGKASEFDGKITGIESSAGEMALLKSKVLGAYGLDKDYKVVDSSTPAMLAELKRAYSKKEPIVVTLWSPHWAYNDYDLKKLKDPKGAWGSGDGIHTVARKGFAAKNPVVGKWLKDFKLDEKQLTSLEAEINKAGKGEQQDAVRTWLKDNPGVVDKLAPVAKSAAAPAEAKNPIDVAWFPWDEDIAVTHLWKNVLERRGYKLNLKQMDVGPVYTGLASGDLDLNFDAWLPYAQANYWEKSKDRLADLGTWYEPTSLEVAVPSYVKGITSYEDLKGKADLFDGKIIGIEPGTGEMNLLKNKVLPGYGLDKEYDVVDGSTPAMLTELKRAYAKKQPVAVVLWSPHWAYSQYDLTKLKDGKKLFGEGNTIRTIANENFPGQYPQLTKWIKGFHLSEDELGTLEGEINAHGQGHEDEAVDAWLKKHPDVVERMTPR
- a CDS encoding phosphotransferase, translated to MSATAPPAAGVRTPWEDLPPHVHAAVTDILGAPVVHAATQPGGFSPGTAARLRTGHGHRAFVKAVSAQVNATSPVFHRREARHTAALPSTVPAPRLLGTYDDGTWTVLVLEDIEGRQPHVPWRRPELSRVLDAVADLAHALTPSPVPDAPLAADDLADQFDGWQRLLEEPTPEGLDPWTAEHLPRLAELAAPWPQAVAGDTLAHGDLRADNMLLTDDRVVFVDWPHVVRGAPWLDLLLMLPCVRAQGGPDPEELFAAHPLGRAAEPDAVTAALAGLAGYFVHRSLQPPPPGIPTVRAFQRAQGEAALDWLRKRL
- a CDS encoding helical backbone metal receptor, producing MRVVSLVPSLTEAVAETLPGALVGVTDWCTHPAGLDATRIGGTKNPKLDRILDLAPDLVIANEEENRAPDLAALREAGLDVLVTEVRTVPQAFSELARVLAACGAPARPRWLDEAEETWATLPPPESRVRAVVPIWRRPWMVLGRDTFAGDVLARLGVDHVYATHESRYPRIPVEELLGARPDLVVLPDEPYAFTADDGPEAFPGVPCALVSGRHLTWYGPSLREAPRALAEALRAAHR
- a CDS encoding gamma-glutamyl-gamma-aminobutyrate hydrolase family protein — encoded protein: MAGRPLIGISTYLEAGARWGVWELEAALLPVGYPRLVQRAGGLVAMLPPDAPEHAAATVARLDGLVIAGGPDVEPVHYGAEREPRTGPPARERDAWELALIDAALAAGVPLLGICRGMQLLNVALGGTLVQHIDGHAEVVGVFGRHTVKPVPGTLYADVVPEETSVPTYHHQAVDRLGTGLMASAHAADGTVEAVELPTADWVLGVQWHPEMGEDLRVVRGLVTAAS